A single region of the Raphanus sativus cultivar WK10039 chromosome 1, ASM80110v3, whole genome shotgun sequence genome encodes:
- the LOC108807643 gene encoding probable methyltransferase PMT24 → MAMGKYSRVDGKKSSGYGLTITIVLIVSLSLVGAWMFMSSWSAPTEAIHFSPSQTTKDVETTTNTYSTNEEVDRSSKSFPDEKTEETEVVTESNEEKPDPQSSGEKTEQAEEKKEFEDKNGEGDRKDGEGEKDTEPESDETKQKEKTQLEESSEENNGNKTEETTEENTEKKTEETEESTEKSKDVFPAGDQSEITKESSTGKGAWSTQLVESQNEKKAQVSSIKWKVCNVTAGPDYIPCLDNWEAIRKLARKHYEHRERHCPEEAPSCLVSLPEGYKRSIKWPKSREKIWYTNVPHMKLAEVKGHQNWVKMSGEYLTFPGGGTQFKNGALHYIDFLQESYPDIAWGNRTRVILDVGCGVASFGGYLFDRDVLALSFAPKDEHEAQVQFALERGIPAMSNVMGTKRLPFPGSVFDLIHCARCRVPWHIEGGKLLLELNRALRPGGFFVWSATPVYRKDEEDVAIWKAMSKLTKAMCWELKTIKKDELNEVSAAVYQKPMSNECYNQRSQNEPPLCKDSDDQNAAWNVPLEACMHKVAEESTKRGAVWPERWPERVETAPQWLESQEGVYGKPAPEDFTADHERWKTIVSKSYLNGMGIDWSYVRNVMDMRAVYGGFAAALKDLKLWVMNVVPIDSPDTLPIIYERGLFGIYHDWCESFSTYPRTYDLLHADHLFSSLKKRCNLVSVMAEVDRILRPQGTFIVRDDMETIGEIEKMVKCLQWNVKLTQSKDGEGVLSVQKSWWRPTEVETITSAIAKAGEV, encoded by the exons ATGGCAATGGGGAAATATTCTCGTGTAGACGGGAAGAAGTCATCGGGCTATGGCTtaaccattaccatagttttgattgtttctctctctttggTTGGGGCTTGGATGTTCATGTCTTCCTGGTCTGCCCCTACCGAGGCTATTCACTTCTCTCCAAGCCAGACTACCAAAGATGTGGAAACTACTACCAATACTTATTCCACTAACGAAGAAGTTGATCGAAGCTCCAAGAGTTTTCCTGATGAAAAGACTGAGGAGACGGAAGTTGTGACAGAGAGCAACGAAGAGAAGCCTGATCCTCAGAGCTCTGGTGAGAAAACAGAGCAGGCTGAAGAGAAAAAGGAATTTGAAGACAAAAATGGTGAAGGGGATAGAAAAGATGGAGAAGGTGAGAAAGACACGGAACCAGAAAGTGATGAAACTAAGCAAAAGGAGAAGACACAACTTGAAGAGAGCTCTGAAGAAAACAATGGTAATAAAACCGAAGAGACTACTGAAGAGAACACCGAGAAAAAGACAGAAGAAACTGAAGAGAGCACTGAGAAGAGTAAAGACGTGTTCCCGGCTGGTGACCAGTCTGAAATCACAAAGGAGTCAAGCACAGGAAAAGGGGCTTGGTCTACCCAATTGGTTGAGTCGCAGAACGAGAAGAAAGCTCAAGTCTCCTCTATCAAATGGAAAGTCTGCAATGTGACAGCTGGACCAGACTATATCCCTTGCCTTGACAACTGGGAAGCTATCAGGAAGCTCGCCAGAAAGCATTATGAACATCGTGAGAGGCATTGTCCCGAGGAAGCTCCAAGCTGCCTTGTTTCTCTTCCCGAAGGGTATAAGCGATCCATCAAATGGCCTAAGAGCAGAGAAAAG ATCTGGTACACCAATGTTCCTCACATGAAGCTTGCAGAAGTCAAAGGACATCAAAACTGGGTGAAGATGAGTGGTGAATACTTAACATTCCCTGGTGGTGGTACTCAGTTCAAGAACGGTGCTCTTCACTATATCGATTTCCTCCAAGAG TCATATCCTGACATTGCTTGGGGAAACAGAACACGTGTTATATTGGATGTTGGGTGTGGTGTTGCTAGCTTCGGAGGATATCTTTTTGACAGAGATGTGCTTGCTTTGTCATTTGCTCCCAAAGATGAACACGAGGCGCAGGTGCAGTTTGCTTTGGAACGTGGTATCCCTGCAATGTCTAACGTTATGGGAACCAAGAGATTGCCTTTTCCAGGATCTGTTTTCGACCTTATCCATTGTGCTCGTTGTAGAGTCCCTTGGCATATTGAAGGTGGTAAACTACTTTTGGAATTGAACCGTGCATTGAGGCCAGGTGGTTTCTTTGTCTGGTCGGCAACTCCAGTTTACAGGAAGGACGAAGAAGACGTTGCCATATGGAAAG cAATGTCAAAGCTCACAAAGGCAATGTGCTGGGAGTTAAAGACGATTAAGAAAGATGAACTGAATGAAGTTAGTGCTGCCGTTTACCAAAAGCCAATGTCGAATGAATGCTACAACCAAAGATCTCAGAACGAGCCGCCTCTATGCAAAGACTCTGATGATCAAAATGCCGCCTG GAATGTTCCACTTGAGGCATGTATGCACAAAGTGGCAGAAGAGTCAACAAAACGTGGAGCAGTTTGGCCTGAAAGATGGCCAGAGAGAGTAGAGACTGCTCCTCAGTGGTTGGAATCTCAGGAAGGTGTATATGGAAAACCTGCACCAGAGGATTTCACAGCAGACCATGAGCGTTGGAAGACTATTGTCTCAAAGTCATACCTCAACGGTATGGGAATCGATTGGTCTTATGTGAGAAACGTGATGGACATGAGAGCTGTGTATGGAGG TTTTGCTGCTGCATTGAAGGATCTGAAACTCTGGGTGATGAATGTAGTTCCCATTGACTCACCAGATACGCTTCCAATCATATATGAACGTGGTTTGTTTGGAATCTACCATGACTGGTGTGAATCATTCAGCACTTACCCTCGAACTTACGACCTCCTTCATGCTGATCATCTTTTCTCTTCACTGAAGAAGAG GTGCAACTTGGTGTCGGTAATGGCTGAAGTGGACAGGATTCTTAGACCACAAGGAACGTTTATAGTAAGAGATGACATGGAAACAATTGGGGAAATTGAGAAGATGGTGAAATGTCTGCAATGGAATGTAAAACTGACACAATCTAAAGATGGTGAAGGAGTGCTCTCTGTTCAGAAGTCATGGTGGCGTCCTACAGAGGTCGAGACCATTACATCTGCAATAGCAAAGGCAGGAGAggtttaa
- the LOC108861670 gene encoding uncharacterized protein LOC108861670, whose translation MSAIVCGSKRSLFDDLSAASSSPPVSKKLRRFSSSSPPRFSSSSLLLLHHLAALFPDMDNQILERAIEECGDDLDSAIRSLNQLRLESTNKDSEEAGGGGSSEKEEVLNLDGNEWVELFVREMANASDMKDAKDRASRALQALEKSINARARAGADAATQSSLQQENSMLRQQLEAIVQENGLLKRAVVTQQKRQRETEDQSQELQRLRQMVSQYQEQLRTLEVNNYALTLHLKQAQQNSSSIPGRYHPDVF comes from the exons ATGTCTGCGATTGTTTGCGGCAGCAAGAGATCTCTTTTCGACGATTTGTCCGCCGCTTCTTCTTCGCCTCCCGTCTCCAAGAAACTCCGTCgcttttcatcttcttctccgccTCGTTTCTCCTCCTcatccctcctcctcctccatcaccTCGCGGCCCTTTTCCCCGACATGGATAATCAA ATTCTTGAGCGGGCGATCGAGGAATGTGGTGACGATCTCGATTCTGCGATTAGATCTTTGAACCAGCTTCGTTTAGAATCGACCAATAAGGATTCAGAAGaagcaggaggaggaggatcgtCAGAGAAAGAGGAAGTCTTGAACTTGGATGGTAACGAGTGGGTTGAGCTCTTCGTGAGGGAGATGGCGAATGCTTCAGACATGAAAGACGCTAAAGACCGTGCTTCGAGAGCATTACAAGCGTTGGAGAAGTCCATCAACGCACGTGCACGTGCAGGTGCCGACGCGGCCACGCAGAGCAGTCTACAGCAGGAGAACTCGATGCTGAGGCAGCAGTTGGAAGCTATAGTCCAGGAGAACGGTTTGCTTAAACGAGCCGTGGTGACGCAGCAGAAGCGGCAGAGGGAAACCGAAGATCAAAGCCAGGAGTTGCAGCGTTTGAGGCAGATGGTTAGTCAGTACCAGGAGCAGCTGAGGACTCTCGAGGTGAATAATTATGCTCTGACGCTTCATCTTAAACAAGCGCAGCAGAACAGTAGTTCGATCCCGGGTCGGTACCATCCAGACGTGTTCTAA